A genomic region of Paenibacillus sp. PL2-23 contains the following coding sequences:
- a CDS encoding sigma-70 family RNA polymerase sigma factor: MIGKSSELTPKQVEEFMRRYRAEECNDSATALLMHYEAIVRMAAGKLSRSRPDLYEDLYQVGQMSMLRLFRQFDPDKGIPFEGYAMKSIIGHLKNFLRDKSWYIQVPRRIKEKGLLVQKTIDELTAQYGRSPKIEEIAERLELSVEETIEVLTSRESYQYVSLDTPLSAEGEGAATIGDMIAAEPDGVESLESRMDLREAFSQLKEQEQVVLELAYSQGLPQRDIAERLGISQMSVSRIQRRAIERLRTLLDDADGDG, from the coding sequence ATGATCGGGAAGTCCTCGGAGCTAACCCCCAAGCAAGTGGAGGAGTTCATGCGGCGTTATCGAGCCGAGGAGTGCAACGACAGCGCAACCGCTCTGCTCATGCATTACGAGGCGATCGTTCGGATGGCTGCCGGCAAGCTGTCTAGAAGCCGACCTGATCTATATGAGGATTTGTATCAGGTCGGCCAGATGTCCATGCTTCGGTTGTTCAGGCAATTCGATCCTGACAAGGGTATTCCGTTTGAAGGCTATGCGATGAAAAGCATCATTGGCCATCTCAAAAATTTTTTACGCGATAAATCATGGTACATACAGGTTCCTAGGCGGATAAAAGAAAAAGGGCTGCTCGTGCAGAAAACAATCGACGAGCTGACTGCGCAGTACGGCCGTTCCCCGAAGATTGAGGAGATCGCCGAGAGGCTGGAGCTGTCCGTCGAGGAGACGATCGAGGTGCTGACGTCCAGGGAGTCATATCAATATGTGTCGCTGGATACACCTCTCTCTGCAGAGGGCGAAGGGGCGGCGACAATCGGCGATATGATTGCCGCAGAGCCCGATGGTGTGGAGTCGCTGGAGAGCCGGATGGACTTGCGCGAGGCTTTCAGCCAGCTGAAGGAGCAGGAGCAGGTTGTCCTGGAGCTGGCTTATTCGCAAGGCCTGCCGCAGCGTGACATTGCGGAGCGGCTGGGCATCTCCCAGATGAGCGTATCCCGCATTCAGCGAAGAGCGATCGAACGGCTGAGAACGCTGCTTGACGACGCAGACGGAGATGGGTAG
- a CDS encoding ATP-binding protein → MNIAPVKLSIPAKAEYLDMVRAVLFAVAGKAGFSYEEIEDMKVAVTEACSNAVLHAYDATEAGDIHLSFLQGEGTLQITVKDNGRNYNRIGIESSRPTLHGLAIADAVVGGLGIFMMQALMDEVQVNSDNGTEVVLIKRLSRNEEMV, encoded by the coding sequence ATGAACATAGCCCCCGTGAAATTGTCGATACCGGCCAAGGCCGAATACTTGGATATGGTGAGAGCCGTTTTGTTCGCTGTTGCGGGCAAAGCGGGCTTTTCTTATGAAGAAATTGAGGATATGAAGGTTGCGGTCACCGAGGCGTGCTCGAATGCTGTGCTTCATGCCTATGATGCAACGGAAGCTGGCGATATCCATCTCTCGTTCCTGCAGGGTGAAGGCACACTGCAGATTACGGTGAAGGACAATGGACGCAACTATAATAGAATTGGGATTGAGTCTAGCAGGCCGACGCTGCATGGCTTGGCGATTGCGGACGCGGTTGTCGGCGGTCTTGGCATCTTTATGATGCAAGCCCTGATGGATGAGGTGCAGGTCAATTCGGACAATGGCACGGAGGTTGTACTCATTAAGCGCTTGAGCAGAAACGAGGAGATGGTATGA